In Colletotrichum destructivum chromosome 1, complete sequence, the sequence TCACGCTCCCCACAAGAGCAGCATAGAGCCGCTGCTCCGGCGTCGAAGTACCGGCTTGCACCGCAGGGATCCGGAACCGGGCGTCCAGAAACCCGTacagggcggcgccgaggaggtaCCCGATGATGACGCTGATGAAGCTCAGCCCGACCTCGCGCAGGTTGAACCCGTACAGCCGCTGGAGCACGTACGAGGAGCTGGCGAAGTAGCTGAAGATCATGGCGTACGCGAAGGCCGTGTAGAGCGCCAGCGACGAGACGATGACCTCCGTCAGGAGCATCTTCGTCGGCCGCAGGACCGCCGCCCGCGCGAGGGCCCCGATCCGGCCCGCGGTGATCTTCGGCTCCCCGTTCTCCTCCCGCAGGATCCAGGCGCGCGAGGTCTCCCTCATGAAGAGCGTCCCGACCCAGATCggcgcgccgacgaggagcaggacgTATTGCGTCCACCGCCAGTCGCCGCCCcggtcctcgaggacgtACGCGCCGGCCAGCGGGCCGAGCGTGGGGCCCAGGAAGGGGCCGAGGATGTACAGCAGCGACGCGCCGGCTCCCTTTCCCAGCTCCCAGACGTCCGCGATGGTCcccgcgccgacggcgatgccggcggaCCCCAGCGTGCCCGCGAGGAAGCGGCAGACCAGGAGGGCCGGGAACGacgtcgcggccgccgagccgccgaggaaggcgaggaggagggtgcAGGAGGCGGCGTAGATGGGTTTGCGGCCGAAAACCTCGGAGAAGGGGGCGATGAAGACAGGTCCGACTGCGATGCCGAGGGTGTAGAGGCTCAGGGGCAGGACGGAGAGGGTGCGCGAGACGGAGAACTCTTGCATTATTTGCGTCGTGGCCGGGACGGTGATGGAGGTTGCGAAGGTGCTGCGCGGGTCATGTCAGTAGACTGCGACTAGGTTATGGATGGGATAGTACCCTGTGATAGAGGGGGGGATCGGAGGAGTGGTTACATCTCAAAGGCGAGGAAACACGGGATTGCGGAGTGCAGGATCTTCATCGCGGTGCTCCAGTTCTTGGGGTTTCGTGTCTCGCGGGGGTCGTCCCATGCCacttgttgctgttgctgcccGCCATCTTCTGTTGATGTTGTGTCTGTTTCGGTCTGCTTCTCGACATCCTGGGCTGTATGGTCTGTTTCTGGTAGGCTTAGGGGCTGGTCTGACTTGACTTCGCCCATTTTGAGTGTCAGTTATAAGATGAGTGAGGGTTTCTGCTTTTTGATATGCAAATGGTCGATATAATTGTTGATTGAAATACACGCGGCTCTGAACTCGGGGCAAGGGATAGCTAGTTATGAGCAAAAGttcccatccatcctcaTGATGTAAGAACGCCGATGGAAGACGTGGTTGGGTATCTTGAAAATGAATACCAATGTGACTTTGGAATCTTCGGATGGCATGTGGGCAGGGCCAACTGTTCATGCCAGAGATCATCTCACTTCGTAAATCCTACAAGCAGTAGTTCATCCGACTTTAGTCATTACCTCGCTTGTCAGTCGTTTTGGCGGTCTTGTTCTGGTAGTCCTCGGTATCTGGGGTGCTTGAGACCATGATTACTGATCCTGATCGAATAGTAATCCGGCTACTCGGCCCATCCCGATCCAGGAGTGTATGGAATAGAGTAGAGATACATACCCTCCCTTCTCAACGCAGAGACCGAAAAGTAAGATTTCTATTAATCATTGCTGGTTCCGGCGCAGATACTTCTAAACGAACGTCTTTGATTCTTTTTGCTCGAAATTCCTGAAAATTTCCTCTAGTAACTTCCACGCAACTTCCTACAGCTTCCTCCCCGTCCACCAACAGGAACTGGTCTGCATTAGTGATTAGTGAACTAACCCTCGGCAAGTACGTCTTTGAGACCCCCCTAAGACATAGGCCAAGCCATGGAGAGAGCACAAAACACTGTATCAAAAGAGACTAGTTAGTACTCGACCTTTCATTCGTATGCTTTAGCGGCTGTGGGATAATAGCTTGAGAAGGACTGTTTCGAGCTTCACCATTGCGAGCCAAACTTCGCCATTAGCTGATATGTCGCCCTCAACCAGTCACAAGTCAATCAAACAGAAGAGGCCAATGACAGACAGCAATGTTACTGATGAGACGGCTTTCTTGATATCTTTCATAGCCATACAGACTTACCCCGGATGGCCGACCGGAAGTCTACGTCTACCGAAACACAACCTGTCGATACTCCGACAAAAAAATAAATAACAGAAAAGGTTCTTCCACCCCCGAACCCATGCTTACAGTCCAATACCGTTCCGATACAGCATCACGTCGTAGAGAAGAGTTGAGCGGAGATAGTCCCTCAAGCCAAAGAGCCCGTCCTTATGATTCCTGACCTCGGCCATCATG encodes:
- a CDS encoding Putative sugar transporter, major facilitator superfamily, MFS transporter superfamily; the protein is MGEVKSDQPLSLPETDHTAQDVEKQTETDTTSTEDGGQQQQQVAWDDPRETRNPKNWSTAMKILHSAIPCFLAFEITFATSITVPATTQIMQEFSVSRTLSVLPLSLYTLGIAVGPVFIAPFSEVFGRKPIYAASCTLLLAFLGGSAAATSFPALLVCRFLAGTLGSAGIAVGAGTIADVWELGKGAGASLLYILGPFLGPTLGPLAGAYVLEDRGGDWRWTQYVLLLVGAPIWVGTLFMRETSRAWILREENGEPKITAGRIGALARAAVLRPTKMLLTEVIVSSLALYTAFAYAMIFSYFASSSYVLQRLYGFNLREVGLSFISVIIGYLLGAALYGFLDARFRIPAVQAGTSTPEQRLYAALVGSVMLPVGLFWYAWEAREGGNWAALVAAGIPFGLGAFSLFLSVITYMVDFYGPKSAASALAANGILRYMMGAVFPLFTIQMYEKLGVNWAGSVFAFLSLPLMPIPWLLFKYGGKLRQRSKFVVTSV